The segment CATCCAGGATGAAGATAACTATTATCGCGAATTCAGGCTATCAGGCATCCTCTCCAATTATGCTTATGTAAAAAAATCCAACTTCCTGCTGCCCGAAATGCTCTTGCCCTTGTTAAAAATCGCTACCAGCGGGGGAAATTATATTGATCCCGAGATCGATGCCAGAGTACGTGAAGTACAGGTTAGAGATGAGAACAACCCGCTCGACCTGCTTGAACCCAATGAGCGCGAAGTGGCACTGATGCTCGCCGATGGAATGACAAATGAACAGATCGCCACGCGCATGGGGTTCAGGGATAAACGGACTATCAGCCGTATCAATGGCCAGATCTACAGCGTTTGGGGACTGAACCTATCCACCACCGATGAGAAAGTCGCCCGGACCCGGGCCGCCATCATCATGCGGGAGAGGAAAATCCTGTACTGGGACGATAATGGTGAGATAATCGAAGGAAAGGTATAACAGGGCGTCAACAGATTGATAATCCTATCGATGATCGTCTAGATATAATCTCTCAGTAACATGTCCACTGAAATACTACTAAACTGGATGGTCCTGGCTATCTCGATATTCAATACCATCCTGCTTTTATGGCTGGGTTTGACGGTGTTATTAAACGCAGAGCGTCGCACGCCGGGCGTATGGATAGCAGGAGCAGGATTATTGATGGGCAGCCTGTTCTTCCTCAACCATACAGCCATCCTGAGCGCTGGTCCGTTGCAAACCGATGCCAGGATGAACCTGATGTGGCAGACGGGCTGGATCCCCGTTGTGACGATGCCCTATGCCTGGTACCTGGTGATGCTCTGGTATTCCAGCTTTTGGGATGATCCACACAGCTCGATTAGGCAGCGGCATCAGATCCCATTGATCCTGGCAACCTTGTTAGCCATCAGTACGGTGGGATTAATCCTCATTTTTAATGCCCTACCATCCTACAACCAGGCCGTTCAGCTGGACCTCGGTGAGGTTCTCGCTGTCGGGGATATCCCCATATTGATGGTCGTATATCCCATTTACTTACTGCTTTGTATGGGTTTTTCCCTGGATGTTCTGCTTCATCCAGGTATGCCTGTGCGGTTAATGGGGCAGCTTGCCCGCCAGCGGGCACGACCCTGGCTACAGGCAGCAACGCTTTCATTGCTATTTGTCAGCTTATCCGTAGGCGCCATCATCATGTGGGGGATTTATCAATCGAACCAGGGAATTAGTGCTTCAGTTTTCAGCGAAGCGATCTCAATTTTTGATCTGGCCATCGATGTCTTGCTGGCGATAACCATCATCTCGATTGGTCAAGCTATTATCTCGTACGAGATCTTTACCGGGAAAATATTGCCCCGCCAGGGGTTAAAGAGGTATTGGTACTGGGCGATTGTCCTTTCACTTGGTTACGCAGTTTTTGCCTCCTTTGCCTTGGTTAACCAGTTCGAATCGATCTACCTGATCCTGATAAGCATCTTCCTGATCACAGGAATCTATGCACTGGTGGGCTGGCACTCATTTGTTGAAAAGGAAAACCACCTCAAAAGCCTGCGTCCATTTCTAACCAGCCAACATTTGTATGATCAGCTTATCTTTCGAAACCCGGAAGCCTTCAATCGTGAAATTACAAATGCCTTCCATACCTTATGTAAGGATGTATTGGGAATCAGGCAAGCCTACCTGGTGCCGCTGGGCATCTTTGGCCCGCTGGCTGGAACAAAAATCTCATTTCCCGAACGAGTCGACTCGAAAGACGATCAGGGTATCGAGCAGGAAATCCATGCCATCAGCACATCCAAGCTGGGTGCCGTCCCGCAGCTGCTACCTGGCTCGAAACACCTGGGACAGAATCCCCTGGCGATTGCTTTATGGAGCGAACGTGGCTTGATCGGTATGCTCATCCTGGGTGACAAACAAAATGCAGGACTGTTCACTCAGGAGGAAATTGACATTGCACGGACAGTGGGAGAGCGATTGATCGATAGCAAAGCTACCAACGAGCTTACCCACCGGCTAATGCAGCTTGAACGCCAGCATCTCGCAGAGACCCGGGTGGTGGACCAGCAAACCCGACGTACCTTGCATGACGACATCCTGCCACGTATCCACTCGCTGATGATCAAGCTATCTGGCTCACCTGCAGGCAACCCAGAAGCCGTGCAGGAAA is part of the Anaerolineales bacterium genome and harbors:
- a CDS encoding response regulator, whose translation is MFSVLLVEDNLHLRPALKAGLEALQDVSVRYDCSSGEEILEYCLQTELDLSCSVILMDVQLAGSLNGIQAAIAIRREFPRFPVVFYSIQDEDNYYREFRLSGILSNYAYVKKSNFLLPEMLLPLLKIATSGGNYIDPEIDARVREVQVRDENNPLDLLEPNEREVALMLADGMTNEQIATRMGFRDKRTISRINGQIYSVWGLNLSTTDEKVARTRAAIIMRERKILYWDDNGEIIEGKV